The region CTTTTTGTTTGGCTGGCTAACAGTGGTCAACTTCCCCAGCCCCGCACTCAGGGTCCAGGTCCGTGATGGCTCCCCCGCAAGATGCTGCCACCGCCCTGTGCTCGaatccacacacccccactcatGGGATCgctacagagcctcgcacaactccaggacaacCCAAGGAGGGCATCTGAGGTTTCCCTGCATGTTCGACCACGTCTGGAGTCTCAGTAAGGCTTCTGCGTGGTCCTGGAGGCATGCAGAGCTTTGCATCCGGCCATTAGCCCTTTTCAGTGAATGGTAGGTCCACTACTGCTGGCTAAAAGCCACAGATAGAAATCCAAGCTGGTCACCTGTGGTCACTTCTTCCTCCTATTTCCACTGTTCTCATGCTAGTCTAAATCAATTCAGAAACTTCTACTCAATACCCATCATGCagtgcatctggcccctggctgTATAGCCAACAGACATAATTTCTTGAGTTTTGAAGAGAACTGAGTGTGTTGGAAATGGCAATTCTCAACCCTGTAATTCGGATAATTATACTTATCTAGCTCCAAAAGTCCCATGGCTAACCAGAGACCACAAgcagaattcaaaacagaaacagatgaatCCATCCCAGGAGCTGATGAGGCACTCCATCTATGAAGGCTGGTTCCAAAGCAACctgtcagctaccagcttcttcaaggtaaattGGAGGCAGGCAAGGAAGGATCAACTGAATGTTTGAGACTCCAGGTGGGGAATTGGGTGCAGCAGTGTCTTGGTTTTAGGAGCCTCTTTCAAGACTGATTCTTGTGACGATTGAGCAGTTGGTGTGTATCGCACAACAAATATCGACCAGTTTAGCTGTGGACAAGAACTGTGGGCagatggcattgctgctgctccttttgctgcctcatgTTTTCTGCAAGCACCAGGACTACCAATGTGGCTGGAGGCCAAGGTCTCCAACTCCTATTGAGGTTTCTCCAGATGAAATACTGATTgctgaatttgtctctcttttccttAACTTTTGGGATGAGTTCCACTTTAGTACACGCCCACTTTACTCACAAAGTGGCATGTAAGTAGTTCCTCAGTGTGTGAAAATGGGCATTCTCAATATTTATGTGAACAGAAGGGGGAAAGTCGTCATTATCTTTGATCTCGTTATAATGGGGCCATTTAATGCCGATGAATCCAACTGCATTCCCCATTATAAACACTCCATTAATTGTAATATGAAAAAAGATTGTCTGAACTGTATCAACCAAGGCTCAGAGaatatactgacagcacaatcctatgcatgtctgctgagaagtaagttccattgtgctcaactgggcttactcctaggaaagtgtgtataggattgcagccttattgtgcaCCGTACACTGGTCAAATTTCAGAGGAATCAGATGCGGAGCGTTTGAGgtgcagaagtttaaaaatgtgcattgactttcaatatcatgcagtgatggctagatatgtagtttctggaaatgctgaagccAGGGGTTCTCTGCTCTCGTTTCTGCTCAGTTTCAGACTTtgcttcttccctcctcctcttccctcctcctgcctccactcCTCCCCAGTCTAGAGTCTTCTGCATTAGGGCTCCCGTTTCTCCAGTGCCATCCTGTGCAGAACTCGGGACCTTGGTGGCCACTCCTTGGTAATAGCCCTCTTCCCCTCACAAAGCTCCCccagtctctagggcaggggtgtcaaacataaggcccaggggccggacgtggcccccagaagctttttatctggccctcaggctctcagcttctgaggtgttatcactgaaaaggcggcccacatgaaaattggggtctcccaaatcttgagatatgatcaagatttgcatactttctcttctgtcatttgcagttaatgagtttttatatgagaacagggtctgatttctgaccattagttgattaatgatgtcactttctgcttcatgacatcacttccggccctcagcttgagccctgaatgctaactttggccctctgtatgaaacgagtttgacacccctgctctcgggTGCCTGCCCTCCTCTCTACATCAGGCCACGCCCATTGCCTTGTAGTGTTTCTCCTTCCTGCTAccactgccccaccttctcttcctctgcccttctTCTCATCACTCCAGTTTAGTAGCAACGTCTCTCCCCatccttcttttcctttgcttcctcAATGGTGCCTGTCCCATTCTTGTCTCTTAGCCTCCACctcatccttctttcctttccaatgatgtaccaatgttctaaagcaggagtggctgACCTGTGCCACATGTGCCGCTAGTGGCACGTGGGCACTTTCcaagtggcactcacaaagtcgccatgcatttctgaaaaaaacatgtaaatcataacaaagaaagcattgcagcagttgatggtttgcttgcttcctttgcaactccttacacagcatgcccccaagtttctaacaccgtaatgggtccattcagggcagccacacccactcctcttggtttgctctagttggaaaatgggagaaggggaggaaaagaatgacgGACAGGACAGAAAACTAATAGGGCGGATGCCAGTGAGTTGCATTCCGCCAACTGGTGGGTTCCTTTCTTACCTGAGAAGGCCGGTATTGGTAGAGCACTGAAAAGGCAAGGGGTGGCTGTAGAAGGCGgcagggatggaatggggtggtgccAATGAGAAGGTGGTGATGCCAACGAGAGATGACCaacaagatcagcaaagcccagttcggcaaagatcacatcttcagaaaaaccatctgcaaagagatcctggctaagatcatctttgtggatgagaagatgggcaggcagagggaggctccactgtgcagaagggcaatgaacatacattacatgcgccttggaacaagtcctgctgggctggactcagggttgatgcaggccacctttctggtctcagtcagatgactttagaaagcaccagacagcactcccagccttcttgctttgtaccttctggcactgggagatatactgcccttaaatTTGGAGGCTCTAACAGCTCTACTTATCTGTCATGGTAATCGCTAAAAGTGACATTAAGGTGGAGTTGCACACTGAAGATTCTCTACTTAAAATATGGCATGGGGTatgctgcgggttggccatccctgttctaaatGATCAAAATACAAAAGACCTACTATGAGATATTAAGTACTACAAGCCGCAGTGCCTAGTAGCTATACCTTAGTTCAGAGATACTGTGCTTGTATACACGTACAAGGTCTAATATTCAACAAGCATACTTCTTTACAGCTTAGTGCCTCAGAACTTCCACCATGTCTCTGTTTTTTGGTTTGCCATAAGTGAGATCAACACAAATTCCAACCTTTTACCCAACAACTCACTGAATTACACAATCTCCCTAAATGCTTACAATGAAAAGGGATCCTGTGCTGGCaccatggaagttcttttctcaggATTTCAGAATCCCCTCAATTACAATTGTGGAACAAAAGTCAAGCTAAGGGCTATCATTGGAGGACTCACCACTTATAACGCCAGGCAGATGCCCCACATTGTCAATCTCTATAGGATACCACAGGTATGTGCCTTCATCTCTGTGTATATTTTCAAGCAATGGAAAAGTTAGGGAAGGCAAACATGCTGTATTTCTACATACGTCTCACCCAAAGTGATGGGCCAAAAGACTCTGTTGTGCTCTCTTTGCTTAGCATTGGTCATTCATGTTTCAATCAGGTTCTAATTACACTTTGCATGAGAATGTGTGCATACTGGGTATTAGAGTTAGGTTGCTTTCTAGTTAGAAAACCAGAAGCTAAGCTCTTCTGCTACCAGCAATGTGTCAACTGGTAGTGTTCATAACATGTGCCGGCCTTCATTTTGTAcactgaggggagggggaaaattggAGAAATTGGTAGTAAAGAAGCAGtgggcagggaaagaaagtaCAACCTGCCAATTTtctatgccaaatcctgaaccctttaaaaattttaattggacTCTGACATGTGGCATTGTGCATAAGGTATAATTAGTACTCCAGTAATCCTGCCCAGACTAcagcatcagaagtctccacaatatttgctggacaatgaaactcaaattgaaatcaaacttctattgtgtcacacatCAAGGGACACAATTGCTATTTGCAGACTGTGAATGGTTCTTAGCTCTGAAAATATCCCTGGCATTCCCTTTAGCTCAGTTACGGCTCCTTTGATCCGGCCTTaagtgacaaaactcagttcccctccttataccggatgatcccaaatgaaaaggctcagtacgatgggattgtgcagctgcttcgGCATTTTGGATGGtcctgggttggcctcattgtctcagatgaTGACAGCGGAGAGACCTTTGGGCGGATCCTCAAGCCCAGGCTTctccagagccacatttgcatTGCTTTTAGTGAACTTGTTCCAACGCTCAAgtccttctggggagaaatggagaagaagattcatgaccaactggaacaaacacgttctaccatctcctcagccaaaagcaacGTGATTCTTGTTCATGGGGGGTTTCGTTCCATGGAGGGTTTACGCAAGATTCTGTCAAAAAGTGAacgtgatgaaatgaaaccagtagagagggtttggatcataacagctcactgggatttctcttctgtattccatctggatctattcacaccacaatctttcaatggcactttgtcctttgcactccacacaaatgaaatggcaggatatGCAGATTTTCTTGAGACATTATATCTTAAAGAATTTCATCAATTTCTGTTCCAGAGTTTCTGGTCCAGTATGTTTTACTGTTCATTGCCTTTAGTTGGTCAATATATACCAGCAGGAAAACGCTGCACGGGGAGGGAAAGGTTGAGCAGCCTCCCCAAGTCCATATTTGAAACAGGAGTGCCTGGTCATAGTTATGGCATCtacaattctgtttatgctctggcACATGCACTCCATGCCATAGATTCATCGAGGTCAAAACAGAAATTGATGGGAGATGGAGGTTCATGGGACTTCAGGGATGTTCATCCATGGCAGGTAAAGTGGATTCtcctattaattcagtttaataagaaacatcatacaggtccagccttgttatacatggattttttatacacggatttgactcaacacaaatggccactgcagatgagaaggaatgtgctgatccctggagaagggggaaaacgcatccctttataatcagtttaaaaaactgaccagtcctttaacaatagcctccttaatgagagagagagagggagagagagagagagagagagagagagggcagctggctgacaatccatcaatccttctctctccaggcgacccctcccttccccttgagcatgtgaaagaaaggtaatcactttgcattggtgaaaggagggactgagtgaaggcGCCTTTGGAAGTGTCCAGCGCCTtgcaggacgactgattgatggattgtcttcttcatgactcttatcttacatcacaaaggtcagcaaggttgtttttaaatcaccagagcaaagaaactttgttttttgcattgatttgctatagtgcgttttttaccttctgtgtgagtgcttggaacagaacccacacaaataatgaggctcaacctgtaattggcaagagtaccttgccctactgcagatattaccagcaccctctctctttcctgctggtttcacatatggcaaaaatggaagtgttttctcAGTCATTTAACTAGGACTGGCAAAATCGTCTTAGGTTTTGTGCAGTCCCCttttgggcgcagtcctaaccaactttccaggaccgagaTCAGGGCGATgtagctccgagataagggaacaaacattcccttaccttgaggtcacctccatgactgcccccaactgcagcatatgccccactacctcagccatgtcagtgctggaaatttggttgggatttgggccttaattagtCTTCTCTAATGAGTCATTTCTAAGAAGACTACAGGGTGGGCCATAATTTGGATGAAATTGGTGGGAGTTAGGGAGTGTGCTTATGAATGTCATCCAGGACGTGGTTCATTTCCCCCACATTTCAATCACTGATTTTCAGGgcattcttatgcatgtctacacttACAAGAAAGTTAGACTGAGTTCAGATggggttacttccaggcaagtgtgccTCAAATTGCATCTAATAACtataaacattccattactttacAGTAGgtttgtgatggctgctgccagggccgCACACTTAAGACTAGTGCTGTGGCCCTGGGGATAGGGCCATTAACTTATGCGCAAATGTAACAAATCCAATAGTTTCAGGGAAGTTGCACTAGGTTTTGACCACTGAAAGCAgttcattcacatttttctcacttccaaaccagcttcactcctttctgaaaaatgttcacttCAACAACAGTGTcggggaagaaatattctttgatgaaaacatggatttggcagctccatatgatatcatgaacacagtcacatatcccaataagtcctttcatagaatccGTGTTGGACgggtggacccctgggctcctgcaggaaaagagttcaccatcaacagaagtgccatagtgtggaatcacaagtacAACCAAGTGAGAATTTCTATTATCTTCCTGAATAGTAGAATCCACAGCAGAAAAAGATCAGAGGAAGGGTGTGCTCTGACCCAGAACCCTTCATTCTCCGTGCTGTTGTTGTCTCAGGCCCTGTTGCACCATGGTATTTTGAGTGTCACAGAGACTCTTTCAATCCCTCCTAGAACCTCAGTGGGTAAATAGGTTgaactcaacatgacagaacacagAAAGAAATGGCTGGTTTCAGGTTCTCAATGTGATGCTTTTCTACCTGTTGATAGATGcttccacagtccacatgtgtcgacagttgtcctcctggacacagcaggattgttcgtcagggtgcccaggtgtgttgctatgactgcgctcagtgctctgaagatagcatctcggtccagacaggtaagtaaaagaatacaaagtgacattaactgctgctgcctccacgcccctgttcctccccctcttcacccagttttgccactaaccacctctccccacccaccctcctatccatcacctgcccccactgctaccttactaggttctgcagggtctgtttggctgagctgcagcactgctgcctcatgacgcagcgctcataaaaatggccaccaatggagtgctgCCTGCTCTGTTGGCTGCCATTTTCCAACAGTGGATGTGCCTTCCACTGTCATAAGAGGCTCcacgtgacagcccaatcctgatgatGAAAGGCTTGCTATAATCCATAGGGCAGAATATGACAATATTTAAATAACGGTATGTGGAACTATAACTAAATAAAATTACAAACTGTGTGCAAgttctcctgtactatatttgtatgaatttgcttgttatttccagatgcagaagaatgccacaagtgcccagaagatcaccacccaaacaggaagcaggatcagtgcatccctaaaagaataacttacttgtcgagtcaagagcccttgggaactacattgatttccttggctctcttcttttctgcagtcactggaatagtgatgtgggtcttcattcaacaccacgatactcccatagtcaaggccaacaactggagcatcacctgtgccctcctctgctctctgctgctttgcttcctctgctcctttctgttcattggccagcctgggagggtgacctgccttctccgccaaagcgtgtttggcatcatcttctccactgctgtttcctgtgttttggccaaaaccctcactgtggtggtggccttcatggccaccaagccaggaaacaggatgaggaaatgggtagggaagaggctggcagtgtcGGTCATCATACTCTCCTCTCTGACTCAGACtggcatctgtgcagtgtggctgaccacgtctccccccttcccagaatcagacatgcgttctcagcccactcagatcatagtgcaatgcaacgaaggtgcacccaccatgttctacactgtgcttggctacatgggctttctggccatcatcagctttgccgtggctttctttgccagaaaactgccagatactttcaatgaagccaagctgatcaccttcagcatgctggtgttttgcagtgtctgggtatcatttatcccggcctacttgagcaccaaggggaaatacatggtggccgtggagatcttctccatcttggcctccagtgctggattgctgggttgcatcttcatccctaaagtctacattattgtactgaagcctgaactgaatagcaggcaacagctagtaaggaaaaaggattttgctacctgactgaacttctctttcttcttacttgCCTCATTATTTCCCCCCTCACTTTTatggtttgtcttttaaaaaaattgtaaagtCCAACTACTTTGATGCTTGTAAAACGCTTTGCAACATGTATGCATTTAATACATTAGAAAAGTTTCCTCATATGTCATTTTTTTTGCCCAATTATtgttccagcagagccctgctcttaacttgatgaaaaagaatgtgtgtacacacacaagcaaacacacacacacacacacacacacacacacagagagagagagagagcgcctttAGCCCTGCTTTGCTACAGTGCTCTTCAGCCAGGTCAATGGACAgccatttcagccaatgggagtgAGCCTTCTGGGTGTGACAGGGCCAAACAACtcccattgccttcagtggcatcTCCTTTCGTTCAGTTTCACGCAGGGTTTTTGTGATGCACAAGCAGTTCTTTCACACTGCTAAAATGACAATGGAAGAATCATGATCCTGATATAAAGTCCATCTTTCTTTCAATTAAATGTGATTTAGAAGAGATTTTCCATTAAAAGataatttcagtgtaagtaaattGTAATGAGCCTGGCATGTGTGTCTTGAATCAGTTTTGCTGGGTAGGTACTAAAGGCCTGGGTGCCTcgaaagaggccactgctgatcCTGGAGAGTGCCTTCGGGTGGTAATGGCAGGGGGACTTTCATGGGCCCAGCTGGGCAGGAGATGCtccagggtggggaggttgcAAAGGGTCTCCTGAAATAAGGACAGGCAGCTGGTAGCTTCAAAATACAGCGACACAGAAATGTTTGCACTTCAACAGATTTGTTGGTCTTCAAGTGGTGTGTGTGTTATgagatagaggctgcaatcctgttgacacttacccaagagaaagccttgttgactataatgggacttacctctgagcttcCTCAACCCCCTTTTCTGATGTTATTGAGAAAGCATTATTGGCATTTGATGGAATTAAGCATGGAGTCAGGATGGGATAGcttaaaaggggagaaaagacAGAAGCTGGCTCTCTCCTCCAGCGTAGGAGTCAGCACTGAAGTGGGAATTTATATGCGATAGGAAGTAATGTCCACTGCAGGGCATGCTTGAAATGGATATATGCATTATTTAATAAATTGTGGCCCTACTATC is a window of Tiliqua scincoides isolate rTilSci1 chromosome 5, rTilSci1.hap2, whole genome shotgun sequence DNA encoding:
- the LOC136654029 gene encoding vomeronasal type-2 receptor 26-like; translation: MDVLFSRLQSPLNYNCEKKDKLRAIIGGLTTYNSRQMPQILNLYKIPQLSYGSFDPALSDKTQFPSLYRMIPNEKAQYDGIVQLLRHFGWSWVGLIVSDDDSGETFGRILKPRLLQSHICIAFSELVPTLKSFWGEMEKKIHDQLEQTRSTISSAKSNVILVHGGFRSMEGLRKILSKSERDEMKPVERLHSFLKNVHFNNSVGEEIFFDENMDLAAPYDIMNTVTYPNKSFHRIRVGRVDPWAPAGKEFTINRSAIVWNHKYNQPKRITYLSSQEPLGTTLISLALFFSAVTGIVMWVFIQHHDTPIVKANNWSITCALLCSLLLCFLCSFLFIGQPGRVTCLLRQSVFGIIFSTAVSCVLAKTLTVVVAFMATKPGNRMRKWVGKRLAVSVIILSSLTQTGICAVWLTTSPPFPESDMRSQPTQIIVQCNEGAPTMFYTVLGYMGFLAIISFAVAFFARKLPDTFNEAKLITFSMLVFCSVWVSFIPAYLSTKGKYMVAVEIFSILASSAGLLGCIFIPKVYIIVLKPELNSRQQLVRKKDFAT